CTTCGCCCGCTCCTCGGCCTTGCGCGTGGCGTGATGGCGATCGAGTATGGCGGCGCACTCCGCCTCGATCAGATGGAGCGGAACGCCGACCCGGGCATGCTCCGCCAAGTAGCGTTCTACCTCCGCACAGACCGCAGACGGCTCTCTGCTCATCCGGATGCGGATCATCGCCACACAGTTGTCGCGCGCCGCCTTCTCCCGCTGCGCTGCCTGCTCGCGTTCCGCTTCGGCTCTGGCCTCTGCGGCACGTGCCTGTGCTTCGGCCAGAGCAGCTGCCGCGCGGTCTCGTTCCAGTGCACGTGCAGCGTCCTCCCGCGAGCGCTGTTCCGCGAGATACTGCCGAACCTCCTGACGGCGTGCGATTTCAGCACGCGTCACATCGAGGTCCGCTTCGGCGTTCGCTCGTCGCGCCTCCCACGGCGGAACCGCCGCCGGGGCGGGCGGGGCCTGCTCGGT
This Gemmatimonadaceae bacterium DNA region includes the following protein-coding sequences:
- a CDS encoding helix-turn-helix domain-containing protein — translated: MSKDDFLTVSEAARELGVAPETVRRYEAQGRLVAERTPGGQRRYRRSVVERLRARASTQAEVASHQHHPAVAPARETEQAPPAPAAVPPWEARRANAEADLDVTRAEIARRQEVRQYLAEQRSREDAARALERDRAAAALAEAQARAAEARAEAEREQAAQREKAARDNCVAMIRIRMSREPSAVCAEVERYLAEHARVGVPLHLIEAECAAILDRHHATRKAEERAKTAAAAELIRQRVQRSQLLSHGGSYALLQTRDAALWGPYAALEAREAIRRRLDEVVCPDWTERRVEQEVDDVLSEWV